Proteins co-encoded in one Blastocatellia bacterium genomic window:
- a CDS encoding N-carbamoylsarcosine amidohydrolase, whose translation MAEQQTVELYKQRGFAQRVGFGQRPALLIIDFINGFTDLSSPLAANFDAEVEATRQVLEVARGKRIPIFFTTVSYDEGFADAGVFIKKVPSLSVLKAGSTLVEIDRRLAPLPGEHVLVKKYASAFFGTSLWSTLTALRVDTVLLTGCTTSGCVRASAVDACQSGFHTIVIEEAVGDRAPEPHQANLFDIDAKYGDVVSLQTALDYLQRHV comes from the coding sequence ATGGCTGAGCAGCAAACAGTTGAGCTCTACAAGCAGCGCGGGTTTGCTCAACGCGTCGGATTTGGCCAGCGGCCGGCGTTGCTGATCATTGACTTTATCAACGGTTTCACCGATTTATCGTCGCCGCTGGCGGCGAATTTTGACGCGGAAGTTGAGGCAACTCGACAGGTGCTGGAGGTGGCGCGGGGGAAGCGTATTCCTATCTTTTTTACGACCGTGAGCTACGACGAGGGATTTGCTGATGCCGGCGTATTCATTAAAAAAGTGCCGTCCCTGAGCGTGCTCAAGGCCGGTTCGACGCTGGTTGAGATTGACCGGCGATTAGCCCCGCTGCCTGGCGAGCATGTGCTGGTGAAGAAATATGCCAGCGCGTTTTTCGGAACATCGCTGTGGTCAACATTGACCGCTTTGCGTGTAGATACAGTTTTACTGACAGGGTGTACAACCAGTGGGTGTGTGCGCGCCTCGGCGGTGGATGCCTGTCAGTCGGGATTTCATACCATCGTGATTGAAGAGGCTGTAGGCGACCGCGCGCCCGAGCCGCATCAGGCAAACTTATTTGATATTGACGCCAAGTATGGCGATGTAGTTTCGTTGCAGACTGCATTAGATTACCTGCAACGACATGTTTGA